One Deltaproteobacteria bacterium PRO3 DNA segment encodes these proteins:
- the purD gene encoding phosphoribosylamine--glycine ligase encodes MKVLVIGSGGREHALVKAAKRSPRVREVLAAPGNPGIGQEARCCPVSVEDIPGLVKLAREEQVDLTLVGPEVPLTLGVVDAFQAAGFKIFGPNQAAAVLEASKVFTKNFLKKYRIPTARYEVFTEAEAARRFLRDNASTRWVLKADGLAAGKGVLVPLSLEEALEGVERILVRREFGEQQLVIEEFLDGEELSFMVLCDGAQALALASSQDHKRLNDGDQGPNTGGMGAYSPAPVMDEALAQEVMRAIIAPSLAGMREEGRPFVGVLYAGLMICGGKPYVLEFNVRFGDPEAEVLLPRLESDWIDLFEAAIEGRVASVAAKWKPGSAACIVIAAEGYPAAPRKGDEILGLEAAADLAIVHHAGTAFKDGKWLTNGGRVLAVTALGPDLEAAVKRAYAGVEKICFQGMHYRKDIAARGLARRRNP; translated from the coding sequence ATGAAAGTGCTGGTCATCGGTTCCGGAGGTCGCGAGCACGCCTTGGTCAAGGCCGCTAAACGCTCGCCCCGCGTCCGCGAGGTCCTGGCCGCCCCCGGCAACCCCGGCATCGGCCAAGAGGCCCGCTGCTGCCCCGTCTCCGTCGAGGACATCCCCGGCCTAGTGAAACTGGCCCGCGAGGAACAAGTCGACCTTACCCTGGTCGGCCCCGAGGTTCCTCTCACCCTGGGCGTCGTCGACGCCTTCCAGGCGGCCGGCTTTAAGATCTTCGGGCCCAATCAGGCCGCGGCCGTCCTTGAGGCCAGCAAGGTCTTCACCAAAAACTTTTTGAAGAAATACCGCATCCCCACCGCCCGCTACGAGGTCTTCACCGAAGCCGAGGCCGCGCGCCGCTTCCTGCGCGACAACGCCTCCACGCGCTGGGTCCTGAAGGCCGACGGTCTCGCGGCGGGGAAGGGCGTGCTGGTTCCGCTCAGCCTCGAAGAGGCCCTGGAGGGTGTCGAACGCATCCTGGTGAGGCGCGAGTTCGGCGAGCAGCAGCTGGTGATCGAGGAATTTCTCGACGGCGAAGAGCTCTCCTTCATGGTGCTCTGCGACGGCGCCCAGGCCCTGGCCCTCGCCTCCAGCCAAGACCACAAGCGCTTGAACGACGGCGACCAAGGGCCCAATACCGGCGGCATGGGGGCCTACTCGCCCGCGCCGGTGATGGACGAGGCCCTAGCTCAAGAGGTTATGCGCGCCATCATCGCCCCCAGCCTGGCCGGGATGCGCGAGGAAGGCCGGCCCTTCGTCGGGGTCTTGTACGCGGGCCTGATGATCTGCGGCGGCAAGCCCTATGTATTAGAGTTCAACGTCCGCTTCGGCGACCCCGAGGCCGAGGTCCTGCTGCCCCGCCTGGAGAGCGACTGGATCGACCTTTTTGAAGCCGCCATCGAGGGCCGCGTGGCCTCCGTCGCCGCGAAATGGAAGCCCGGCAGCGCGGCCTGCATCGTGATCGCCGCCGAGGGCTATCCGGCGGCTCCGCGCAAGGGCGACGAGATCCTGGGGCTGGAGGCGGCCGCGGATCTTGCGATCGTCCACCACGCCGGCACCGCCTTCAAAGACGGAAAATGGCTGACCAACGGCGGCCGCGTCCTGGCCGTCACCGCCTTGGGTCCCGACCTGGAGGCCGCGGTGAAGCGGGCCTATGCGGGCGTCGAAAAGATTTGCTTCCAGGGCATGCACTATCGCAAGGACATCGCCGCGCGCGGGTTGGCGAGAAGGAGAAATCCATGA
- the purE gene encoding 5-(carboxyamino)imidazole ribonucleotide mutase yields the protein MTTSKSPYLVSILMGSDSDLDTMRACQDTLKEFGVTSDIKVLSAHRTPDALAAYLQEAEGQGVKVFVAAAGMAAHLAGAVSSRTVKPVIGVPLDASSLGGLDALLSTVQMPAGIPVATVAIGKAGAKNAGFLAVQILALGDPELAKKLSEQRRKNAEALLAKNEKLG from the coding sequence ATGACGACATCCAAATCGCCCTACCTGGTTTCCATCCTCATGGGCAGCGACAGCGACCTCGATACGATGCGCGCCTGCCAAGACACGCTCAAGGAGTTCGGCGTGACCTCCGACATCAAGGTCCTCTCGGCGCACCGCACCCCGGACGCCCTGGCGGCCTACCTCCAAGAGGCCGAGGGACAGGGCGTGAAGGTCTTCGTGGCGGCGGCCGGGATGGCGGCGCACCTCGCCGGCGCAGTTTCGTCCCGGACTGTCAAGCCGGTGATCGGCGTGCCTCTCGATGCCTCGTCCTTAGGCGGGCTCGACGCCCTACTCTCGACCGTCCAGATGCCGGCCGGGATCCCGGTCGCGACCGTGGCCATCGGAAAGGCGGGCGCCAAGAACGCCGGCTTCCTCGCCGTCCAGATCCTGGCCCTGGGCGATCCGGAGTTGGCCAAGAAACTGTCCGAGCAGCGGCGCAAGAAC